A genomic region of Phragmites australis chromosome 2, lpPhrAust1.1, whole genome shotgun sequence contains the following coding sequences:
- the LOC133903300 gene encoding LOW QUALITY PROTEIN: uncharacterized protein LOC133903300 (The sequence of the model RefSeq protein was modified relative to this genomic sequence to represent the inferred CDS: deleted 1 base in 1 codon; substituted 1 base at 1 genomic stop codon), with protein MKLDSFDGSGTPIQAADWLAYIEMQLDAFDVLPRDKVIYVIQLMKGEAQIWWRGVQSARTVAHGDLTWSEFVRQFERRFYPATFLDKMQIDLNNYTQGQKSVAEYEVGFNQIVCFVPHVAHDDAEKARRFRQGLKPFIRHVLGAFVVTYFFSMVKQASGVELQQSYTDDIRKMLGADQHKGPEEKKSHFGGPIHKKYKGQQRHQPYRGGPSQIHPLGTSTQFRTVVKPGFGLVCFKCGDSHMQSECSWKGNCSVCGRPGHKDVVCRRNSNSRIRWEPVSSSSGVSFSSKGSAHVLAATPTPTVITGPIAPPMQYYHPSTVPTGPYWSHQPMIPQGTSTPTLPVIGASSPHTAGTSSSQTPSGLYTLPSAETGGHNDVVTGILPVDSFDAHVLFDSGASFSFVSVDFVKRARLSVQQIGQSVVVNSPSGLISSSYVCPGCVINIGDEEFTANFVMINLEFFDVILGMDWLAQYQAIISCSLKIITLRAPSGGEITFQGKSLPYALSMLCRIFPNRRMWKYGALWSLVEGQDVTLRVEDTPVVCRYPDVFPSELPGLPPERGPVFRIELIPGTQPIYKTPYRMAPMEQMELKKQLDELLAKGFIRPNEDIEKITFNKRYGHFEYVVVSFGLTNAPAVFMEAMNQMLHEYLDVFVVVFIDDILIYSKSKEEHEVHLSLVLEALRKNKFYAKLKKCAFWLEEVGFLGHVINQHGITVDPKNVAAVLEWQRPSNVTEIRSFLGLAGYYRRFVQDFSIIAKPMTRLTQKGVPFEWTDECEVSFQTLKNKLVNTPILALPESGKRFTVYTDASRIGLGCVLMQEGWVISYASRQLKTHEQNYPTHDLELAVVVFALKSWRHYLYGESCDIFTDHKSLKYIFTQEIXRDLNLRQRRWLELIKDYDLMIQYHPGNANSLQSALGTKLSLSTAFHPQTDGQSERTIQTLEDMLRACVLSWKGNWEDHLALAEFAYNNSYQASIRMAPFEALYDRRCVSPLCWDSVGERSLLGPDLVQQTSEKVYQIRQNLLAAQSRQKSYADIRR; from the exons ATGAAATTGGACTCCTTTGATGGATCAGGGACTCCAATTCAGGCTGCAGATTGGCTTGCTTATATAGAAATGCAGCTGGATGCTTTTGATGTGTTGCCTCGAGACAAGGTTATATATGTGATACAGTTGATGAAGGGAGAAGCCCAGATCTGGTGGAGAGGTGTACAGTCAGCCAGGACTGTTGCCCATGGGGATCTTACATGGTCTGAGTTTGTTAGGCAATTTGAGAGGAGATTTTATCCAGCTACTTTTCTGGATAAAATGCAAATTGACTTAAACAACTATACACAAGGTCAGAAATCAGTGGCAGAGTATGAAGTGGGCTTTAATCAAATTGtgtgctttgtacctcatgtAGCCCACGATGATGCAGAGAAGGCCAGGCGTTTCAGACAGGGTTTGAAGCCTTTTATCCGTCATGTTCTTGGTGcttttgttgttacatattTTTTCTCTATGGTTAAACAAGCTTCTGGTGTTGAGTTGCAGCAATCTTATACTGATGATATTCGCAAGATGTTGGGAGCGGATCAGCATAAAGGaccagaagagaagaagagtcaTTTTGGTGGTCCCATCCATAAGAAGTACAAGGGACAACAACGTCACCAACCATACCGTGGTGGACCCTCTCAGATACATCCTCTAGGCACCAGTACCCAATTTCGTACAGTGGTTAAACCCGGCTTTGGTTTGGTGTGCTTCAAGTGTGGTGATTCACATATGCAGAGTGAATGTTCTTGGAAGGGGAACTGTTCAGTATGTGGTCGTCCAGGCCACAAGGATGTGGTGTGTCGCAGAAACTCGAACAGTCGTATCAGGTGGGAAccagtatcttcttcttctggggTTTCTTTTTCATCTAAgggatcagcacatgtattggcTGCTACTCCTACTCCTACGGTCATTACTGGCCCGATAGCTCCGCCGATGCAGTATTATCATCCTTCTACAGTTCCCACTGGGCCTTACTGGTCACATCAGCCTATGATTCCTCAGGGAACTTCTACACCGACACTGCCGGTGATTGGGGCATCTTCTCCCCACACTGCAGGAACCTCTTCATCTCAGACACCTTCTGGGTTATATACTTTACCTAGTGCTGAGACCGGAGGTCACAATGACGTGGTGACAGGTATCTTACCCGTGGACTCCTTTGATGcacatgttttatttgattctggagctagcTTTTCCTTTGTCTCGGTAGACTTCGTTAAACGAGCGAGACTATCAGTACAACAAATTGGGCAATCTGTTGTAGTTAACTCCCCCAGTGGTCTTATATCCAGTTCTTATGTTTGCCCGGGGTGTGTTATAAATATTGGAGATGAGGAATTCACAGCTAACTTTGTGATGATCAATTTAGAGTTCTTCGATGTTATTCTTGGTATGGACTGGCTTGCCCAATACCAAGCCATTATCTCTTGTTCTTTGAAAATCATCACCTTGCGAGCTCCATCAGGAGGGGAGATTACTTTCCAAGGGAAGTCCTTGCCATATGCACTTTCCATGTTGTGCAGGATCTTCCCTAACCGAAGGATGTGGAAATATGGTGCTCTTTGGTCATTGGTTGAAGGGCAGGATGTCACTCTACGTGTGGAAGATACTCCAGTAGTGTGTCGTTATCCTGATGTGTTCCCTAGTGAGCTTCCAGGATTACCTCCTGAACGAGGACCAGTCTTTCGTATTGAGTTGATTCCAGGTACACAACCTATTTATAAGACTCCGTACCGAATGGCTCCAATGGAACAaatggaattgaagaagcaattaGATGAACTCCTTGCTAAGGGATTTATCAGACCAA atgaggatattgagaagaTAACTTTCAATAAAAGGTATGGGCATTTTGAATATGTGGTTGTGTCttttggactaacgaatgccCCTGCTGTTTTTATGGAAGCCATGAACCAGATGCTCCATGAATATCTGGATGTCTTTgtggtggttttcatcgatgacatattgatttattccAAGTCAAAAGAGGAACATGAGGTGCACCTCAGTTTAGTGTTGGAGGCTCTTCGAAAGAATAAATTCTATGCGAAGCTAAAGAAATGTGCCTTTTGGCTCGAAGAAGTAGGATTTCTTGGTCATGTTATTAATCAGCATGGTATTACTGTAGACCCAAAGAATGTTGCTGCAGTATTAGAATGGCAAAGACCGTCTAATGTGACAGAGAttcgaagttttcttggactcgcTGGCTATTACCGGCGCTTTGTACAAGATTTCTCCATTATCGCAAAACCTATGACTAGACTTACTCAAAAGGGCGTTCCATTTGAatggactgatgaatgtgaggtcagtttccaaaccttaaagaataagttggtgaacactcctattttggctttgcccgagagtggtAAGCGTTTCACAGTTTACACTGATGCTTCTCGAATCGGACTTggctgtgtgcttatgcaagaaggttgGGTAATTTCATATGCTTCcagacaattgaaaactcatgaacagaattatcccactcatgacttagaattggctgtagtggtttttgccttgaagagttggaggcattacctgtatggtgagtcatgtgatattttcactgatcataagagtctcaagtacattttcactcaa gagatctgaagagatctgaatttgagacagcgaagatggttagaattaatcaaagactatgatctgATGATTCAGTATCATCCCGGAAATGCAAAT AGTTTGCAAAgtgccttgggcacaaaactttctcttagcacagccttccaccctcagacggatggtcagtcaGAACGGACTATTCAGACTTTGGAGGACATGCTTCGTGCTTGTGTCTTATCCTGGAAAGGCAATTGGGAAGATCATCTAGCCTTAgcagaatttgcttataataatagctatcaagcaAGTATCcggatggctccttttgaggccttgtatgaccgaaggtgtgtttcccctttatgttgggattctgttggagagagatcACTACTTGGTCCAGATTTGGTTCAGCAAACATCGGAAAAGGTATACCAAATACGTCAGAACctgttggctgctcaaagtcgacagaagagctatgcagatatccgAAGATGA